One Salvelinus fontinalis isolate EN_2023a chromosome 27, ASM2944872v1, whole genome shotgun sequence genomic region harbors:
- the LOC129824896 gene encoding probable G-protein coupled receptor 132 has translation MHDPSVTQTSVAAINCSTDAPPCTPNYEEDRVPLVVLYSVVLVIGLPANIATVYLTFLQVCRKNVLGIYLLSLSVCDLMYLCTLPMWANYVNAGHQWRWSSMACKVTGYFFFNNMYISIFLLCCVSSDRYVAVVYAVESRGLRRQRLAVAVTVAIVLVVFVGHVPVFTMPEGDAAEGQRRCFEPGKGTSTVTGFNYARFVIGFLFPLVVLVVTNRAILANVQASTGLRQCQKERVRYLAFAVVVLFLVCFAPYHVILLLRAVTFHFTELQKCHFQESLYTPYTISLGLSTFNSAINPILYVLSSDNIRKELRRGLAGLRGRATLRPRSTDSSQHKMHNSKNSSEVAAATQEAEKHGH, from the coding sequence ATGCATGACCCGAGTGTGACTCAGACCAGCGTGGCTGCCATCAACTGTAGCACTGATGCTCCCCCGTGCACCCCGAACTACGAAGAGGACCGCGTGCCCCTGGTGGTGCTTTACAGTGTGGTGCTGGTCATCGGGCTGCCTGCCAATATCGCTACTGTCTACCTGACCTTCCTCCAGGTGTGCCGCAAAAATGTCCTGGGCATCTACCTGTTGAGTCTGTCCGTGTGTGACCTCATGTACCTCTGCACCCTGCCCATGTGGGCCAACTACGTGAACGCGGGCCACCAATGGCGCTGGAGCTCAATGGCTTGCAAGGTGACGGGCTACTTCTTCTTCAACAACATGTACATCAGCATCTTCCTGCTGTGCTGCGTCTCCAGTGACAGATACGTGGCCGTGGTCTACGCCGTGGAGTCGCGCGGCCTTCGCCGACAGAGACTGGCGGTTGCAGTTACCGTGGCCATCGTCTTGGTGGTGTTCGTGGGCCACGTGCCGGTGTTTACCATGCCAGAGGGCGATGCGGCAGAGGGGCAGCGGCGCTGCTTCGAGCCAGGCAAGGGCACGTCCACCGTGACGGGTTTCAACTATGCCCGCTTCGTCATTGGCTTCCTGTTCCCCCTGGTTGTGCTGGTGGTTACTAACCGTGCCATCCTGGCCAACGTGCAGGCTAGCACAGGGCTACGGCAGTGCCAGAAGGAGCGGGTGCGCTACTTGGCGTTCGCCGTGGTGGTCCTCTTCCTGGTGTGCTTCGCGCCATACCATGTCATTCTGCTGCTGCGCGCAGTCACCTTCCACTTCACTGAGCTGCAGAAGTGCCATTTCCAGGAAAGCCTCTATACCCCTTACACTATCTCCCTGGGCCTGTCCACCTTCAACAGCGCCATCAACCCCATCCTCTATGTGCTTTCCAGCGACAACATCCGCAAGGAGCTGCGTCGCGGCCTTGCAGGCCTCCGGGGGCGGGCCACCCTGCGGCCGCGTTCCACCGACAGCAGCCAGCACAAGATGCACAACTCCAAGAACTCGTCAGAAGTGGCGGCCGCCACACAAGAGGCGGAAAAGCATGGTCATTGA